The nucleotide sequence GGTTTCAACCCCCACACGCCACATGCTCGATAACTCTTTGCTGGACCGAAGATTACTGAAGCAAAACTATCCCTGTGTTggacaggaggtcgactaaaaagtacttttgaattccctctgatcaaagactgagagctgtTTGATCTCCTGGTGATCGAAAGAGGACCACGCTTTTGTTTTGGCCGTACAAAGCGTCTGAACGCCCAGAGAATGAGAAAGGCGAAGGGACTTCCCCTCCTGTTTCCCCGCTATCCGACACCCGCGTACGCCGAAGAGCATCCAGGACGCCGCGGACTGGGAGCGGTCTGGAACTTTCCCCTGAGACAACACAAGTAACTGGgcttttccccctttttttatttctcttttcacctgTAAGATGATCTAAGAGTGCCTGGGCAGAGAACCTGTTAGGATTTAGTTTTAATTGTGgtttactccaagacggagttttttttaactgttgaatattttctgttgtatgtgcatgcattttgaaagtgattttggctgtgctgattttgtAGTTCATAAGTGACTCTGCCGCGGGTCTTTCCCATCTTTTCCCCTCGTTTTTTCTATCTTCGCTTTCTCTTATCAGTTAAATCTCTTTGTGAACCTCAGTTCGCGCTCTCCCTTGAATTTCTCATTCAGACCGCCTCTTAAGCAAGGTACCACCCCACTTTAGTGTAAGCGCTGACTGCATcataggacctcccctcacgcatcacgcaaggttgtaggtcatacgtcatcatagtcgccatcttgggagggtgtcgCTTAGCTAAACTATAGCTAGCTGTTGTGAAAACATTGAGGCGtccgtagggctggacgatatagaaaaaaagcttatcgataaaaaaaaaatgcatattgatcgatatcgataattattgaaaatttttaaaaccatattttatgtgcagctctgcctggacattttatgatattgctaaatgatttaattttaataaagaacacaaacacagaattcaaattaaatctttatttaaccaacctttttaaccataacagaattgtttttaaagaaaaataacttaagagacctgagttatgttgtcaaatactgacaaagaataaactaacgtgaccagtaaaattaccaaaataaatatgccaaataaataaataaaatagcctatttaagtgggaatagtacactagttacttctcaggtttcataattgagaggctaaCGCATagctgaggtccgaggttgtggcgtgtaaggacagcgcgagctgtgtcagccccgcgCTGCTGCTGCGCGTCTTCGTAGGAAGACTTTTtctatcacaaagaagggagcccagtttagctgctattcCAGAATATTCCTACGAAGACGCGCGGAAGCAACGCGGGGCTGACAAGCGCGAGCTGTGCAGCCCCGCGTTGCTTCTGTGCGGGgctgcacagctcgcgctgctgtcagagtgagcggcttacgtgatgaaacaagttggttgcgttaccagactttgtttttaccggttccttgcaagttttataaatcactggtttatttctgtcagactggcgaactagtaaaaccccgttttgggaccgtttcccccgccgctacttgctgcgacatattcacatgctctgtgttgttgtttGAGAGGatggcgctttgtgacggcgtgcctgggtccgcgattacgattggttaagaggaagtagtgactgcagcatcaactaatatgataggctgaaaggaaggaaggaaaactctctattttttcctatcgtgccacacgtctatcgatcgatatatattgttattgaattattgtccagccctaggcGTCCCTCTGGATTCTCAAAGCAGTTTTCTGCCTTTCAATGCTACAACGTCCATTGctgacgtcttgaatgtgacGTTTAAACAACTGggagttgaactaagatttgatacctctcattttaatccagttTAGTTTAGTAGCGAGTAGaattccaaggttgttgaattactgtaacagggaattgcctttggttcaataaaaacaacaactttggaatagtaattgttgaattccaattcacagttgcatggttattcagaattcagaatTACCTCCTTTTTGAGTTAACATTTGATATtaacttaggctacgttcacactgcaggtctcaatgctcaattccaattttttgcGTGtctgttcacatttccaaatttatgtgacttgtatgtgatctcctgtgtgaactgaaagcgtttaacctaagtgtcccgctcAAGGATGCAATGACGTCATACGTAGCAAGCgccctcagtgtttgcggaagtaaacatggattataatgctggtgcgcattttgcggtcattaatttattttctaaccggagatttattttctaaccggagctagCAATGTTGCTAGCTTTtctagcaacattgtttaatgattcactaaagtgtaaaaaggtgtttttgggactcttttgaacatttggctctcaaggtaaagagcccggtacgaactatgtttctgaatgtttacaggcctcctaagtccacattaaactttttaaaggattttagtgacctcttgtcggtgatatgtgttgattatgactgtcaGAACCCGATCAGATCATTTTGTTCCAGCACAAccgagttcataacagctaattaataaatgcattagtagtataaatcattacaagcttatagctctAGCATCACTACCATTTGAAtcatatttgttatagctactatttgagttgaatgacttattaTTAAAGTTATAacaccaaattataattaataataataatcatattcaatcagCTTCTGGCATGCTAagacagacttcccatctcctccccTTATAAAGCctcgatctaatcctgtttccATGGACAAatttaagcctgctcgcgagcaggcttaagtttgcacacatgttgctatgacagcaagtccaggatgactttcgaagaaccaaacaatccaagataatgccaaatcgtcaacaatcaaatccagctaactgagttagcgacgtatcAAGAACGGGCCCCAGGAGGTACGGTatggaactacttcggttcagagtgtagtgTTTACTTcttggttcctgagccaatcatatgagagttcccagggttcccaaaacagagcgcagcatttgatattttattttggcaaaagagcagcagcctgcaaacatggaagccagtaagagaagctaACCGGAAATAGAGAAGATTACAACATCATACACCTGCTTTGTGGAAGTAATAATTCAGAGGAGTTTCACAGCCGGGGGATCACTGGGTAAATGGCGGGGTAAAaagcattgtgtatgtgttgttccagTTTCAACCACTAGGTGTGATTATTACTTATAGTTTATGCATTTTATATTCATCAGATAGATTCTGTTGGAAGTTTGTAAGCGtgttatgtttgtgttttatataaGTTAGTATGCATTTAGTTCTTTTAGTTTACATGTagtttttggaaatattttttagtgATCTATCCTTTGATATTCACATCATTAATACGTACAACCTTTGCTGTTTCATTTGTGGCAGGTACGTCTGCACCATGTTTGCTCTTTTATTGATGATGCTGTAAGGTTAGCAGAGAAATCAAAGGCTTTGCAGAAATAACTGAAGAGAATTGAAGTTTAGTGATGTATATGGCTACATCAATCTGATTTATTACATCAACCTTGccaaaaatcttgtttttttatcatagtTTGAAAATGTCATAAAGATCTTTTAACACTGAATACAATAAATCAACCAGGGTTATGTTTAAACCTAAACTatatagaaaataataaatatgatCAAGATGGACATTTTATGGGCCACACCCAGCACTCTTGATATCTTCTTGCCTGcacaaaaatgagaaaacatcCATTAAGTGTTTCAATAGATCAAGGTATTATGATATCACTCCCTACCCACAATGCGCCCCAAGAAATTCCTCAAGTTTggcagaggtgaaaaaaggtaAACATGGTTGAATTTTTCTTTNNNNNNNNNNNNNNNNNNNNNNNNNNNNNNNNNNNNNNNNNNNNNNNNNNNNNNNNNNNNNNNNNNNNNNNNNNNNNNNNNNNNNNNNNNNNNNNNNNNNNNNNNNNNNNNNNNNNNNNNNNNNNNNNNNNNNNNNNNNNNNNNNNNNNNNNNNNNNNNNNNNNNNNNNNNNNNNNNNNNNNNNNNNNNNNNNNNNNNNNNNNNNNNNNNNNNNNNNNNNNNNNNNNNNNNNNNNNNNNNNNNNNNNNNNNNNNNNNNNNNNNNNNNNNNNNNNNNNNNNNNNNNNNNNNNNNNNNNNNNNNNNNNNNNNNNNNNNNNNNNNNNNNNNNNNNNNNNNNNNNNNNNNNNNNNNNNNNNNNNNNNNNNNNNNNNNNNNNNNNNNNNNNNNNNNNNNNNNNNNNNNNNNNNNNNNNNNNNNNNNNNNNNNNNNNNNNNNNNNNNNNNNNNNNNNNNNNNNNNNNNNNNNNNNNNNNNNNNNNNNNNNNNNNNNNNNNNNNNNNCCCaggttaaaggtatactatgcaaccggggttgattttccagcgaggctccccccagagggcgaaagtaaaagtgcactgtcgtaaatatgctcagctgttctggtttctccgtcaagccaggcgcggttgttttgagcttagcaaaCAGGCGAACGAAatgaaaagtcgaaaaaacggcagtgaAAACTGCCCTCAAGCTTTCCACCTTCATAAGCAGGCCCTGCATTGgtaataaaatttaataaatcgaAATAAGAGGTAAATGCAAAATAATTGACAGACAATTCCTATAAAGGAAAGTCTTCCAAAAGTAtcttttttaaagacatttaacACAAACTTTTTGACTTTTGGATGGATGGTGATGTTTCTTTACAGAAATCAAAGCTATGGTTTTACAGAAAACTCAGCCATGGTTTAAGGTTTTAGAACTTGAAGACTGAACATAGATTGAAATAGGAATCCTtgcatgcatgtttttgttattttttgtaagTAATAATTATTACAAACCTACAAGGAAGAAAATTGTTAGTGTAAACATGTGAACCAGATCAGTGGTTCTTAAGCTGTTTTCGTAGTTAATCAAAATGTGGATTCTGTTCTGAGTATTGTTGTGCTTAGCTTTTagtttgcttatttttataaacttacaaacatttctgttttcttccctCAGAACCAGTTTCCGGTGTAACAGTAACTCCACAAAGTGCAGACTTGGTTGAGTTCAGTGGTCCTGTCAGTCTGTCTTGCTCCTCCTTTGGATcgtctctctctttcctctgGATGAACAGCAGCACTAATGTTACAGCCAGCGACAGAGTTCAGATCAACATAACTGAGGGAAACTCCTCTCTGATGATAATCAATGTGACCCGCTATGACCACGGCCCATATTACTGCCATGTGCTAAATCCTGTCTCTAATGGTAGAAGTTCTCCAGTGAACATCTTCATCAGTTGTGAGTTGTCAACATAGATGCTCATCAGAGTTTAACTCATTGTCACATCTGATTAAGAATTTTTATGtatagttttataaaacaatcCTTAATAAGTTGCACTTCAACAATAATCAATATGCATTATTCTGTATGTCATTAGAAATTTAAATTACATGGAaaatgagggattaagcggatcagaaaatggatgaatggatggaaaattcacatttatttgAGCATTTTTGTATACTAAAAAAATTAGACAGATAGATATCATTGTTCAactaaaacaatgtattttgcATGACTTTTATTTCCGGTGTCTTCTACTCCAGATGGTCCAGAAAATACAACACTAAAAGTTTCACAATCAACGGAACATTATGTAGAAGGGTCAGACATTACTCTGGCTTGTTCAGCTGAGTCGAGACCTTCTGCTGAATTTACATGGTTTCTAAATGGAGACCCGCTGCCTGATACTGGACCAGAACTAAAGCTGAAGAACATTAATATCAGCCAGAGTGGAAACTACAGCTGCCGTGCCTTTAATGACAAAACCCGGAGAGAACAAACATCCCAGCCCTTAGCTGTCCTTGTACTTGGTAGGTGTAGAAATCTATTTCTGCCTTTATGATTTATGACGTAAAATGTTAATACCCTgtcataaattaaaatatttttgaggaAACATATCATTACACAAACatacatttctttttccagatttgtggaaataatttaataaatgttaGAATCTTTGTGCAAACCTATTTGATAATTGTAAATATACCAGTGATCTATTTTAATCCCAGAAAGTTATTCTGCCactattattataataatgCAGTTATTGAGGCTCTGCAGTTACGTGGCAATTTTTACTCAGAAACTAATACATGAATTTAAAACAGGCCCTAAACTATTCtggacagtttttttcttcatcttttgTTCAATAGTCTAGTTTTAATTTCTCAAAACATTTTGGTTCTAAACCTGGCAAGACAACTCACCTCCAACCACATTTTGGAGATTTAAATCACAAGTATATATGGTGCTTCTCCGAACCTGTTTGTTTTCAGGAATTCTGTTGTAGGGCTAGCATATGCTTCATTTATAAATTATCAATCTCACCTTCATATTCTTCTTCTCGGTCCTGTGGCTAGATGGTCCCACACAAACCATATATGATCACCTTCAAATTTAGTCGCACGTTGTACAAGTTAGGTAAtgtatgcctgtgcaaattctcagttgtcCGGGTCAGGATAACTGATTCAGGTGACcgagtactccactcacaccaagcaatagcctctaacgacccaggacagtgacggctgggccattgatttgcatctgacttagaatgtgccTACGAAGATGGGCTTCAATGTCCTTTTAAAATCAGCggtgcaccaactgcaggttgcgaGTCATTAAAACTGACAAAGACTTCTGGATAGGTGCCGAAACGTTTTCAggaagaactgagcgaaagtcctgttgcctccgatttaagccttttTTCTCTTAGCCAATATAAGCCTGTGATTTAATTACCTCTCCTGCCCTCACTGCCTTCCTCCTTTTACAAAACATTATATTT is from Fundulus heteroclitus isolate FHET01 chromosome 3, MU-UCD_Fhet_4.1, whole genome shotgun sequence and encodes:
- the LOC105923207 gene encoding carcinoembryonic antigen-related cell adhesion molecule 1 — its product is MNSSTNVTASDRVQINITEGNSSLMIINVTRYDHGPYYCHVLNPVSNGRSSPVNIFISYGPENTTLKVSQSTEHYVEGSDITLACSAESRPSAEFTWFLNGDPLPDTGPELKLKNINISQSGNYSCRAFNDKTRREQTSQPLAVLVLERVSNVKVAPHGTDLVEFNSTVSLSCSSSGSSLSFFWTNSSSNITASDRIQITDKGTKLTIVNVTRHDKGPYICNVFNPVSEDSSDPVNLSISCKLLNCFFTF